The Cataglyphis hispanica isolate Lineage 1 chromosome 5, ULB_Chis1_1.0, whole genome shotgun sequence genome has a segment encoding these proteins:
- the LOC126849458 gene encoding lethal(2) giant larvae protein homolog 1 isoform X5, giving the protein MLKFIRGKGQQPTAERQKLQKDLFAFRKTVQHGFPNKPTALAWDPSLRVMIIGTASGAIKVFGRPGVEFYGQHSVESGENAVTKIIPLPKEGRLVSLCDDNSLHLWEINECSIVETKSLSLEGKLKKISAICLESNGKHLLLGTEGGNIYLLNFETFVMPDNIIYQDVVMQNVPEDYKKNPGAVEAIAEQPGHPDNILIGYNRGLMVLWNKATPGAQQLMGLFSRAQTFVSTQQLESVHWISENRFVSSHNDGSYAFWSPGSDAVPELTSFYGPFPCKAVTKILVYPTAEHGDLFLFSGGMQRASYGDRHTITVMTKDKHLIFDFTSKIIDFFTVFPEEEEGGINESPVSPEVLIVLAEEEVVAIDLTNPEWKMMPLPYLVSLHASAVTCSQHVPNVPEELWDAIVAAGRAQTEHLYSDKEWPINGGNFLCPINVNKPKNRELLLTGHEDGTVRFWNASDVCLTPLYKYNSSILFTGEHLDVLEQPPEDDEGEWPPFKKVGIFDPYSDDPRLAVKKVLLCPLSSTLVVAGTAGHVIAATISSKPVNKEIKAVTMNIVNDRDGFVWKGHDHLPPRTTSISFAIGFQPQSLLQLYPPAAITALALHSEWGLLATGTAHGLAVFDYTRSKAVSVKCTLNPNDLSGAGDTPISRRKSFKKSLRESFRRLRKGRSQRRANANSPTGNTIPEKKKESISVASSPSGDLSPAVELKPIERQVEARPVDDALGSMVRCLYFARSYIISLQNTTPTLWAGTNNGTVYVFTLAIPAGARRTEEDVNCTLGKEIQLKHRAPVIAITILDGSSVPLPESFEAEKNIVPAPDMTSPHRVVIASEEQFKIFNLPSLKPYCKYKLTAHEGSRVRKTGFAKFSCSVEPEGIHEETCLLCLTNLGDCLVLSIPELKRQLNAAAIKREDINGISSLIFTKAGEAFYLHSSSELQRISLSAGKVTKAQCVLNLPPRARSSTERTENINEVAQEQGIVEGVPETEGETQESQPPTIANRVITENGIVGASTTVEREICSGIETTTTHATITLPPNVEISAADLANLEVTTTTVTTTTERSKAPLARPEEVGS; this is encoded by the exons ATGCTCAAGTTCATCAGGGGGAAGGGCCAGCAGCCCACGGCCGAGCGGCAGAAGCTACAGAAGGATCTCTTCGCTTTCAGAAag ACGGTACAGCATGGCTTCCCGAACAAGCCAACCGCTCTCGCCTGGGATCCGAGTCTGCGGGTGATGATCATCGGCACGGCATCCGGCGCCATCAAAGT TTTTGGAAGACCAGGCGTAGAATTTTATGGACAACATTCCGTTGAAAGCGGTGAGAATGCCGTCACGAAGATTATCCCACTGCCGAAAGAG GGTCGCCTCGTGTCCTTGTGCGATGACAATTCGCTACATTTATGGGAAATCAATGAATGTTCTATAGTGGAAACGAAGTCATTGTCATTGGAGGGTAAATTGAAGAAGATCTCCGCGATATGCCTCGAATCTAACGGGAAGCATCTTTTGTTGGGAACAGAGGGGGGCAACATCTATTTGCTAAACTTTGAGACTTTTGTCATGCCggataatattatctatcaaGATGTCGTGATGCAAAA CGTCCCGGAAGACTACAAGAAAAATCCAGGAGCAGTTGAAGCTATTGCCGAGCAACCAGGACATCCAGACAATATCCTAATCGGTTACAATCGAGGTTTGATGGTGCTATGGAACAAAGCCACTCCAGGAGCACAACAG CTGATGGGTTTGTTTTCGCGTGCGCAGACATTCGTCTCCACGCAACAGCTGGAATCGGTTCACTGGATCTCCGAGAATCGCTTTGTCTCGTCACACAATGACGGTTCGTACGCGTTTTGGAGTCCGGGTAGCGACGCCGTTCCGGAGCTCACGTCATTTTACGGCCCGTTCCCGTGCAAGGCCGTCACTAAGATCCTCGTATATCCAACCGCTGA ACACGGCGACCTCTTCCTATTCTCCGGTGGTATGCAACGTGCCAGTTACGGAGACCGACACACGATCACTGTCATGACCAAggataaacatttaatttttgacttCACGTCTAAAATCATAGACTTTTTCACCGTTTTCcccgaagaagaagaaggaggaaTTAATGAAAGCCCTGTTAGTCCGGAAGTGCTAATAGTGTTAGCCGAAGAAGAAGTGGTAGCTATCGATTTGACCAATCCCGAATGGAAAATGATGCCTCTGCCTTATTTAGTATCTCTTCATGCGAGTGCG GTCACTTGTTCTCAACACGTGCCCAATGTACCCGAGGAACTTTGGGATGCAATCGTAGCTGCAGGTAGAGCACAAACGGAGCATCTTTATTCGGATAAGGAATGGCCTATTAATGGCGGAAATTTCCTCTGTCcgataaatgttaataagCCTAAGAACAGAGAACTATTGCTTACTGGGCACGAGGACGGTACTGTGAGATTTTGGAATGCGTCCGACGTTTGTCTGACTCCACTGTACAAATACAACTCGTCGATTTTGTTCACCGGCGAGCATTTGGACGTTCTCGAGCAGCCGCCAGAGGATGACGAAGGCGAGTGGCCGCCGTTCAAGAAAGTGGGAATCTTCGATCCATATTCTGACGATCCACGACTCGCCGTGAAGAAAGTTCTTCTTTGTCCTTTATCCTCGACATTAGTGGTTGCCGGTACGGCCGGCCACGTTATCGCCGCCACCATCTCCTCGAAACCAGTTAACAAGGAGATAAAAGCCGTTACAATGAACATCGTCAACGATCGTGACGGATTCGTGTGGAAAGGTCATGATCATTTGCCGCCGAGAACAACGAGTATATCGTTCGCGATCGGATTTCAACCACAGAGTCTGCTTCAGTTGTATCCACCAGCCGCCATTACGGCATTGGCATTGCACAGCGAATGGGGTCTGCTCGCCACCGGTACAGCGCATGGACTCGCGGTCTTTGATTATACTAGATCAAAGGCCGTTAGTGTTAAATGCACGCTTAATCCAAATg atcTCTCTGGTGCAGGTGACACTCCTATTTCTCGACGAaagtcatttaaaaaatctcttaGAGAATCTTTCAGAAGATTGAGAAAAGGACGTTCACAACGCAGAGCGAACGCTAATAGTCCCACAGGAAATACTATAccagaaaagaagaaagaaag tatCAGTGTTGCTTCCTCACCGAGCGGAGATTTATCACCGGCGGTGGAATTAAAACCAATAGAGAGACAAGTGGAAGCGAGACCTGTTGACGACGCTCTAGGCTCTATGGTTCGATGTCTGTACTTTGCCAGAAGTTATATCATTAGCT TACAAAATACAACACCTACTCTTTGGGCGGGCACCAATAACGGCACAGTTTACGTCTTTACGTTGGCTATACCAGCTGGTGCGAGAAGAACGGAAGAGGACGTCAACTGTACACTCGGTAAAGAGATACAATTGAAGCATCGTGCACCAGTAATCGCGATCACGATCCTTGATGGATCCAGCGTGCCGTTACCGGAATCCTTCGAGGCCGAGAAGAACATAGTGCCTGCGCCCGATATGACTTCCCCACACAGAGTTGTAATCGCTAGCGAGGAACAGTTCAAGATCTTCAATCTTCCGTCCCTGAAGCCGTATTGCAAATACAAGTTAACCGCTCACGAAGGATCTAGAGTGCGAAAGACAGGTTTTGCCAAATTCTCGTGTTCTGTTGAGCCAGAGGGAATTCATGAAGAAACTTGCTTGCTCTGTTTGACGAATCTTGGCGATTGTCTGGTGCTGAGTATACCGGAATTGAAGAGACAATTAAACGCCGCTGCGATTAAGAGGGAGGACATCAA cggtatttcttctttaatatttacgaaAGCTGGAGAAGCGTTCTATCTTCATTCGAGTTCGGAGCTCCAACGAATTTCTCTGTCAGCCGGGAAAGTAACGAAAGCGCAATGTGTGCTCAATTTACCACCGCGCGCTAGGTCGTCAACAGAAAGAACGGAAAACATTAACGAAGTCGCACAGGAACAAGGTATCGTTGAAGGAGTGCCTGAAACCGAAGGAGAGACGCAGGAGAGTCAACCACCGACAATAGCGAATCGAGTTATTACGGAAAATGGCATAGTAGGTGCTA GCACTACGGTAGAACGAGAGATATGCAGCGGTATCGAGACAACAACAACACACGCTACCATCACTCTACCTCCGAACGTCGAG attaGTGCTGCGGATCTGGCCAATTTGGAAGTCACTACGACTACAGTGACCACTACTACAGAAAGGTCCAAGGCACCGTTAGCTAGGCCAGAAGAAGTTGGTTCGTAG
- the LOC126849458 gene encoding lethal(2) giant larvae protein homolog 1 isoform X2 has translation MLKFIRGKGQQPTAERQKLQKDLFAFRKTVQHGFPNKPTALAWDPSLRVMIIGTASGAIKVFGRPGVEFYGQHSVESGENAVTKIIPLPKEGRLVSLCDDNSLHLWEINECSIVETKSLSLEGKLKKISAICLESNGKHLLLGTEGGNIYLLNFETFVMPDNIIYQDVVMQNVPEDYKKNPGAVEAIAEQPGHPDNILIGYNRGLMVLWNKATPGAQQLMGLFSRAQTFVSTQQLESVHWISENRFVSSHNDGSYAFWSPGSDAVPELTSFYGPFPCKAVTKILVYPTAEHGDLFLFSGGMQRASYGDRHTITVMTKDKHLIFDFTSKIIDFFTVFPEEEEGGINESPVSPEVLIVLAEEEVVAIDLTNPEWKMMPLPYLVSLHASAVTCSQHVPNVPEELWDAIVAAGRAQTEHLYSDKEWPINGGNFLCPINVNKPKNRELLLTGHEDGTVRFWNASDVCLTPLYKYNSSILFTGEHLDVLEQPPEDDEGEWPPFKKVGIFDPYSDDPRLAVKKVLLCPLSSTLVVAGTAGHVIAATISSKPVNKEIKAVTMNIVNDRDGFVWKGHDHLPPRTTSISFAIGFQPQSLLQLYPPAAITALALHSEWGLLATGTAHGLAVFDYTRSKAVSVKCTLNPNDLSGAGDTPISRRKSFKKSLRESFRRLRKGRSQRRANANSPTGNTIPEKKKESISVASSPSGDLSPAVELKPIERQVEARPVDDALGSMVRCLYFARSYIISLQNTTPTLWAGTNNGTVYVFTLAIPAGARRTEEDVNCTLGKEIQLKHRAPVIAITILDGSSVPLPESFEAEKNIVPAPDMTSPHRVVIASEEQFKIFNLPSLKPYCKYKLTAHEGSRVRKTGFAKFSCSVEPEGIHEETCLLCLTNLGDCLVLSIPELKRQLNAAAIKREDINGISSLIFTKAGEAFYLHSSSELQRISLSAGKVTKAQCVLNLPPRARSSTERTENINEVAQEQGIVEGVPETEGETQESQPPTIANRVITENGIVGATGEEESPKESSLRPAISSIDVNGEDDRQDLSSIGDITIDSVKDHLLNATSSEELHNRLAGLKMEVTSRTSEVSTQNQSLVVKTTTVVTQTTNSTTANGEVETSQANETQHINSTTVEREICSGIETTTTHATITLPPNVEISAADLANLEVTTTTVTTTTERSKAPLARPEEVGS, from the exons ATGCTCAAGTTCATCAGGGGGAAGGGCCAGCAGCCCACGGCCGAGCGGCAGAAGCTACAGAAGGATCTCTTCGCTTTCAGAAag ACGGTACAGCATGGCTTCCCGAACAAGCCAACCGCTCTCGCCTGGGATCCGAGTCTGCGGGTGATGATCATCGGCACGGCATCCGGCGCCATCAAAGT TTTTGGAAGACCAGGCGTAGAATTTTATGGACAACATTCCGTTGAAAGCGGTGAGAATGCCGTCACGAAGATTATCCCACTGCCGAAAGAG GGTCGCCTCGTGTCCTTGTGCGATGACAATTCGCTACATTTATGGGAAATCAATGAATGTTCTATAGTGGAAACGAAGTCATTGTCATTGGAGGGTAAATTGAAGAAGATCTCCGCGATATGCCTCGAATCTAACGGGAAGCATCTTTTGTTGGGAACAGAGGGGGGCAACATCTATTTGCTAAACTTTGAGACTTTTGTCATGCCggataatattatctatcaaGATGTCGTGATGCAAAA CGTCCCGGAAGACTACAAGAAAAATCCAGGAGCAGTTGAAGCTATTGCCGAGCAACCAGGACATCCAGACAATATCCTAATCGGTTACAATCGAGGTTTGATGGTGCTATGGAACAAAGCCACTCCAGGAGCACAACAG CTGATGGGTTTGTTTTCGCGTGCGCAGACATTCGTCTCCACGCAACAGCTGGAATCGGTTCACTGGATCTCCGAGAATCGCTTTGTCTCGTCACACAATGACGGTTCGTACGCGTTTTGGAGTCCGGGTAGCGACGCCGTTCCGGAGCTCACGTCATTTTACGGCCCGTTCCCGTGCAAGGCCGTCACTAAGATCCTCGTATATCCAACCGCTGA ACACGGCGACCTCTTCCTATTCTCCGGTGGTATGCAACGTGCCAGTTACGGAGACCGACACACGATCACTGTCATGACCAAggataaacatttaatttttgacttCACGTCTAAAATCATAGACTTTTTCACCGTTTTCcccgaagaagaagaaggaggaaTTAATGAAAGCCCTGTTAGTCCGGAAGTGCTAATAGTGTTAGCCGAAGAAGAAGTGGTAGCTATCGATTTGACCAATCCCGAATGGAAAATGATGCCTCTGCCTTATTTAGTATCTCTTCATGCGAGTGCG GTCACTTGTTCTCAACACGTGCCCAATGTACCCGAGGAACTTTGGGATGCAATCGTAGCTGCAGGTAGAGCACAAACGGAGCATCTTTATTCGGATAAGGAATGGCCTATTAATGGCGGAAATTTCCTCTGTCcgataaatgttaataagCCTAAGAACAGAGAACTATTGCTTACTGGGCACGAGGACGGTACTGTGAGATTTTGGAATGCGTCCGACGTTTGTCTGACTCCACTGTACAAATACAACTCGTCGATTTTGTTCACCGGCGAGCATTTGGACGTTCTCGAGCAGCCGCCAGAGGATGACGAAGGCGAGTGGCCGCCGTTCAAGAAAGTGGGAATCTTCGATCCATATTCTGACGATCCACGACTCGCCGTGAAGAAAGTTCTTCTTTGTCCTTTATCCTCGACATTAGTGGTTGCCGGTACGGCCGGCCACGTTATCGCCGCCACCATCTCCTCGAAACCAGTTAACAAGGAGATAAAAGCCGTTACAATGAACATCGTCAACGATCGTGACGGATTCGTGTGGAAAGGTCATGATCATTTGCCGCCGAGAACAACGAGTATATCGTTCGCGATCGGATTTCAACCACAGAGTCTGCTTCAGTTGTATCCACCAGCCGCCATTACGGCATTGGCATTGCACAGCGAATGGGGTCTGCTCGCCACCGGTACAGCGCATGGACTCGCGGTCTTTGATTATACTAGATCAAAGGCCGTTAGTGTTAAATGCACGCTTAATCCAAATg atcTCTCTGGTGCAGGTGACACTCCTATTTCTCGACGAaagtcatttaaaaaatctcttaGAGAATCTTTCAGAAGATTGAGAAAAGGACGTTCACAACGCAGAGCGAACGCTAATAGTCCCACAGGAAATACTATAccagaaaagaagaaagaaag tatCAGTGTTGCTTCCTCACCGAGCGGAGATTTATCACCGGCGGTGGAATTAAAACCAATAGAGAGACAAGTGGAAGCGAGACCTGTTGACGACGCTCTAGGCTCTATGGTTCGATGTCTGTACTTTGCCAGAAGTTATATCATTAGCT TACAAAATACAACACCTACTCTTTGGGCGGGCACCAATAACGGCACAGTTTACGTCTTTACGTTGGCTATACCAGCTGGTGCGAGAAGAACGGAAGAGGACGTCAACTGTACACTCGGTAAAGAGATACAATTGAAGCATCGTGCACCAGTAATCGCGATCACGATCCTTGATGGATCCAGCGTGCCGTTACCGGAATCCTTCGAGGCCGAGAAGAACATAGTGCCTGCGCCCGATATGACTTCCCCACACAGAGTTGTAATCGCTAGCGAGGAACAGTTCAAGATCTTCAATCTTCCGTCCCTGAAGCCGTATTGCAAATACAAGTTAACCGCTCACGAAGGATCTAGAGTGCGAAAGACAGGTTTTGCCAAATTCTCGTGTTCTGTTGAGCCAGAGGGAATTCATGAAGAAACTTGCTTGCTCTGTTTGACGAATCTTGGCGATTGTCTGGTGCTGAGTATACCGGAATTGAAGAGACAATTAAACGCCGCTGCGATTAAGAGGGAGGACATCAA cggtatttcttctttaatatttacgaaAGCTGGAGAAGCGTTCTATCTTCATTCGAGTTCGGAGCTCCAACGAATTTCTCTGTCAGCCGGGAAAGTAACGAAAGCGCAATGTGTGCTCAATTTACCACCGCGCGCTAGGTCGTCAACAGAAAGAACGGAAAACATTAACGAAGTCGCACAGGAACAAGGTATCGTTGAAGGAGTGCCTGAAACCGAAGGAGAGACGCAGGAGAGTCAACCACCGACAATAGCGAATCGAGTTATTACGGAAAATGGCATAGTAGGTGCTA CTGGGGAAGAAGAATCTCCGAAGGAATCATCGCTGCGACCGGCTATAAGTAGTATAGACGTAAATGGGGAAGACGATCGTCAGGATTTAAGTTCTATCGGAGACATTACAATCGACAGTGTTAAAGATCATTTACT AAACGCAACGTCTTCCGAAGAGCTCCACAATCGTTTGGCAGGGCTTAAGATGGAGGTCACTTCACGAACTTCCGAGGTATCTACGCAGAATCAATCATTAGTGGTGAAAACTACCACTGTGGTTACTCAAACTACAAATAGCACGACTGCGAATGGCGAAGTCGAAACGAGTCAAGCCAATGAAACACAGCACATAAACA GCACTACGGTAGAACGAGAGATATGCAGCGGTATCGAGACAACAACAACACACGCTACCATCACTCTACCTCCGAACGTCGAG attaGTGCTGCGGATCTGGCCAATTTGGAAGTCACTACGACTACAGTGACCACTACTACAGAAAGGTCCAAGGCACCGTTAGCTAGGCCAGAAGAAGTTGGTTCGTAG
- the LOC126849458 gene encoding lethal(2) giant larvae protein homolog 1 isoform X6, whose product MLKFIRGKGQQPTAERQKLQKDLFAFRKTVQHGFPNKPTALAWDPSLRVMIIGTASGAIKVFGRPGVEFYGQHSVESGENAVTKIIPLPKEGRLVSLCDDNSLHLWEINECSIVETKSLSLEGKLKKISAICLESNGKHLLLGTEGGNIYLLNFETFVMPDNIIYQDVVMQNVPEDYKKNPGAVEAIAEQPGHPDNILIGYNRGLMVLWNKATPGAQQLMGLFSRAQTFVSTQQLESVHWISENRFVSSHNDGSYAFWSPGSDAVPELTSFYGPFPCKAVTKILVYPTAEHGDLFLFSGGMQRASYGDRHTITVMTKDKHLIFDFTSKIIDFFTVFPEEEEGGINESPVSPEVLIVLAEEEVVAIDLTNPEWKMMPLPYLVSLHASAVTCSQHVPNVPEELWDAIVAAGRAQTEHLYSDKEWPINGGNFLCPINVNKPKNRELLLTGHEDGTVRFWNASDVCLTPLYKYNSSILFTGEHLDVLEQPPEDDEGEWPPFKKVGIFDPYSDDPRLAVKKVLLCPLSSTLVVAGTAGHVIAATISSKPVNKEIKAVTMNIVNDRDGFVWKGHDHLPPRTTSISFAIGFQPQSLLQLYPPAAITALALHSEWGLLATGTAHGLAVFDYTRSKAVSVKCTLNPNDLSGAGDTPISRRKSFKKSLRESFRRLRKGRSQRRANANSPTGNTIPEKKKESISVASSPSGDLSPAVELKPIERQVEARPVDDALGSMVRCLYFARSYIISLQNTTPTLWAGTNNGTVYVFTLAIPAGARRTEEDVNCTLGKEIQLKHRAPVIAITILDGSSVPLPESFEAEKNIVPAPDMTSPHRVVIASEEQFKIFNLPSLKPYCKYKLTAHEGSRVRKTGFAKFSCSVEPEGIHEETCLLCLTNLGDCLVLSIPELKRQLNAAAIKREDINGISSLIFTKAGEAFYLHSSSELQRISLSAGKVTKAQCVLNLPPRARSSTERTENINEVAQEQGIVEGVPETEGETQESQPPTIANRVITENGIVGAN is encoded by the exons ATGCTCAAGTTCATCAGGGGGAAGGGCCAGCAGCCCACGGCCGAGCGGCAGAAGCTACAGAAGGATCTCTTCGCTTTCAGAAag ACGGTACAGCATGGCTTCCCGAACAAGCCAACCGCTCTCGCCTGGGATCCGAGTCTGCGGGTGATGATCATCGGCACGGCATCCGGCGCCATCAAAGT TTTTGGAAGACCAGGCGTAGAATTTTATGGACAACATTCCGTTGAAAGCGGTGAGAATGCCGTCACGAAGATTATCCCACTGCCGAAAGAG GGTCGCCTCGTGTCCTTGTGCGATGACAATTCGCTACATTTATGGGAAATCAATGAATGTTCTATAGTGGAAACGAAGTCATTGTCATTGGAGGGTAAATTGAAGAAGATCTCCGCGATATGCCTCGAATCTAACGGGAAGCATCTTTTGTTGGGAACAGAGGGGGGCAACATCTATTTGCTAAACTTTGAGACTTTTGTCATGCCggataatattatctatcaaGATGTCGTGATGCAAAA CGTCCCGGAAGACTACAAGAAAAATCCAGGAGCAGTTGAAGCTATTGCCGAGCAACCAGGACATCCAGACAATATCCTAATCGGTTACAATCGAGGTTTGATGGTGCTATGGAACAAAGCCACTCCAGGAGCACAACAG CTGATGGGTTTGTTTTCGCGTGCGCAGACATTCGTCTCCACGCAACAGCTGGAATCGGTTCACTGGATCTCCGAGAATCGCTTTGTCTCGTCACACAATGACGGTTCGTACGCGTTTTGGAGTCCGGGTAGCGACGCCGTTCCGGAGCTCACGTCATTTTACGGCCCGTTCCCGTGCAAGGCCGTCACTAAGATCCTCGTATATCCAACCGCTGA ACACGGCGACCTCTTCCTATTCTCCGGTGGTATGCAACGTGCCAGTTACGGAGACCGACACACGATCACTGTCATGACCAAggataaacatttaatttttgacttCACGTCTAAAATCATAGACTTTTTCACCGTTTTCcccgaagaagaagaaggaggaaTTAATGAAAGCCCTGTTAGTCCGGAAGTGCTAATAGTGTTAGCCGAAGAAGAAGTGGTAGCTATCGATTTGACCAATCCCGAATGGAAAATGATGCCTCTGCCTTATTTAGTATCTCTTCATGCGAGTGCG GTCACTTGTTCTCAACACGTGCCCAATGTACCCGAGGAACTTTGGGATGCAATCGTAGCTGCAGGTAGAGCACAAACGGAGCATCTTTATTCGGATAAGGAATGGCCTATTAATGGCGGAAATTTCCTCTGTCcgataaatgttaataagCCTAAGAACAGAGAACTATTGCTTACTGGGCACGAGGACGGTACTGTGAGATTTTGGAATGCGTCCGACGTTTGTCTGACTCCACTGTACAAATACAACTCGTCGATTTTGTTCACCGGCGAGCATTTGGACGTTCTCGAGCAGCCGCCAGAGGATGACGAAGGCGAGTGGCCGCCGTTCAAGAAAGTGGGAATCTTCGATCCATATTCTGACGATCCACGACTCGCCGTGAAGAAAGTTCTTCTTTGTCCTTTATCCTCGACATTAGTGGTTGCCGGTACGGCCGGCCACGTTATCGCCGCCACCATCTCCTCGAAACCAGTTAACAAGGAGATAAAAGCCGTTACAATGAACATCGTCAACGATCGTGACGGATTCGTGTGGAAAGGTCATGATCATTTGCCGCCGAGAACAACGAGTATATCGTTCGCGATCGGATTTCAACCACAGAGTCTGCTTCAGTTGTATCCACCAGCCGCCATTACGGCATTGGCATTGCACAGCGAATGGGGTCTGCTCGCCACCGGTACAGCGCATGGACTCGCGGTCTTTGATTATACTAGATCAAAGGCCGTTAGTGTTAAATGCACGCTTAATCCAAATg atcTCTCTGGTGCAGGTGACACTCCTATTTCTCGACGAaagtcatttaaaaaatctcttaGAGAATCTTTCAGAAGATTGAGAAAAGGACGTTCACAACGCAGAGCGAACGCTAATAGTCCCACAGGAAATACTATAccagaaaagaagaaagaaag tatCAGTGTTGCTTCCTCACCGAGCGGAGATTTATCACCGGCGGTGGAATTAAAACCAATAGAGAGACAAGTGGAAGCGAGACCTGTTGACGACGCTCTAGGCTCTATGGTTCGATGTCTGTACTTTGCCAGAAGTTATATCATTAGCT TACAAAATACAACACCTACTCTTTGGGCGGGCACCAATAACGGCACAGTTTACGTCTTTACGTTGGCTATACCAGCTGGTGCGAGAAGAACGGAAGAGGACGTCAACTGTACACTCGGTAAAGAGATACAATTGAAGCATCGTGCACCAGTAATCGCGATCACGATCCTTGATGGATCCAGCGTGCCGTTACCGGAATCCTTCGAGGCCGAGAAGAACATAGTGCCTGCGCCCGATATGACTTCCCCACACAGAGTTGTAATCGCTAGCGAGGAACAGTTCAAGATCTTCAATCTTCCGTCCCTGAAGCCGTATTGCAAATACAAGTTAACCGCTCACGAAGGATCTAGAGTGCGAAAGACAGGTTTTGCCAAATTCTCGTGTTCTGTTGAGCCAGAGGGAATTCATGAAGAAACTTGCTTGCTCTGTTTGACGAATCTTGGCGATTGTCTGGTGCTGAGTATACCGGAATTGAAGAGACAATTAAACGCCGCTGCGATTAAGAGGGAGGACATCAA cggtatttcttctttaatatttacgaaAGCTGGAGAAGCGTTCTATCTTCATTCGAGTTCGGAGCTCCAACGAATTTCTCTGTCAGCCGGGAAAGTAACGAAAGCGCAATGTGTGCTCAATTTACCACCGCGCGCTAGGTCGTCAACAGAAAGAACGGAAAACATTAACGAAGTCGCACAGGAACAAGGTATCGTTGAAGGAGTGCCTGAAACCGAAGGAGAGACGCAGGAGAGTCAACCACCGACAATAGCGAATCGAGTTATTACGGAAAATGGCATAGTAGGTGCTA attaG